A single window of Modestobacter italicus DNA harbors:
- a CDS encoding DUF2703 domain-containing protein: MASHRFQRTDSATGVGRDTTMDVALVYFDECPNWRTVDARLRDALALAGRSAVTVRYQEIETLEQAEAEQFRGSPTVLVDGRDPFLDRDRPIGLSCRVYWTPDGSAGAPSTEQLTEVLR; this comes from the coding sequence ATGGCCAGCCACCGCTTTCAGAGAACAGACAGCGCCACCGGCGTCGGGAGAGACACGACCATGGACGTCGCCCTTGTGTACTTCGATGAGTGCCCGAACTGGCGGACCGTCGACGCTCGCCTCCGCGATGCGCTGGCCCTGGCTGGGCGAAGTGCCGTCACCGTGCGATACCAGGAGATCGAGACACTGGAGCAAGCCGAGGCCGAGCAGTTTCGGGGCTCCCCGACGGTGTTGGTCGACGGTCGAGATCCGTTCCTGGACCGTGATCGCCCGATCGGCCTGTCCTGCCGGGTCTACTGGACCCCTGACGGATCAGCCGGGGCACCGAGCACCGAGCAGTTGACGGAGGTCCTGCGATGA
- a CDS encoding MFS transporter — MLATLCVTEVVSWGALYYAFPVALASITADTGWSASATTAAFSGGLVVSALAGIPVGRWLDRAGPRRVMTAGSLLAAPSAAAIGLAPSLAWFVVAWLVAGVAMAAVFYQAGFAALTRWYGPARVRALTTLTLVAGLASTIFAPLTSLLLDHLSWRATYLVLAGVLAVVTVPLHAFALTPAWTPAPERQHRDGVPASVRSIVSSPGFLLLSGALTLTAFGMYAASLTLIPLLTGRGMSASLAATTLGLLGAGQLLGRIGYAPLTAHTTPTARTVTIVVASALSIGLLAAVPGPAVLLVVLAVFAGAVRGTSTLLQATVVADRWGSVRYGTLSGWFAAPITGAAALAPWAGTALAEAVGSYPATFAGLAALVTTAAVLAAFSFRS, encoded by the coding sequence GTGCTGGCGACCCTGTGCGTCACCGAGGTCGTCAGCTGGGGTGCTCTCTACTACGCCTTTCCGGTCGCGCTCGCCTCGATCACAGCCGACACCGGCTGGTCGGCGTCGGCGACCACGGCGGCGTTCTCCGGCGGGCTGGTGGTCTCGGCGCTGGCCGGGATCCCGGTCGGGCGGTGGCTGGACCGGGCGGGCCCCCGGCGGGTGATGACCGCCGGCTCACTGCTCGCCGCGCCCTCGGCTGCGGCGATCGGGCTGGCGCCGAGCCTGGCGTGGTTCGTCGTCGCCTGGCTGGTCGCCGGGGTGGCCATGGCCGCGGTCTTCTACCAGGCCGGATTCGCCGCGCTCACGCGCTGGTACGGGCCCGCCCGGGTCCGGGCGCTCACCACGCTGACCCTGGTGGCGGGGCTGGCGAGCACGATCTTCGCCCCGCTGACCAGCCTGCTGCTCGACCACCTGAGCTGGCGGGCCACCTACCTGGTGCTGGCCGGCGTCCTGGCCGTGGTGACGGTCCCGCTGCACGCCTTCGCCCTGACGCCTGCGTGGACCCCGGCGCCGGAGCGCCAGCACCGCGATGGCGTCCCGGCCTCGGTGCGGTCGATCGTGTCCAGCCCCGGGTTCCTGCTGCTGTCCGGGGCGCTCACGCTCACCGCCTTCGGCATGTACGCCGCCAGCCTCACGCTCATCCCGCTGCTCACCGGGCGCGGCATGTCTGCATCCCTCGCCGCCACCACCCTGGGACTGCTCGGAGCCGGCCAGCTGCTCGGCCGGATCGGCTACGCCCCGCTGACCGCCCACACCACCCCGACGGCCCGGACAGTGACGATCGTGGTCGCGTCCGCGCTGTCCATCGGCCTGCTCGCCGCCGTTCCCGGACCGGCCGTCCTGCTGGTTGTGCTGGCCGTCTTCGCCGGCGCGGTACGTGGCACGAGCACGCTGCTGCAGGCGACCGTCGTCGCCGACCGGTGGGGCAGCGTCCGGTACGGGACCTTGTCCGGCTGGTTCGCTGCTCCCATCACTGGAGCGGCCGCGCTCGCCCCGTGGGCGGGCACCGCGCTGGCCGAGGCCGTCGGCAGCTACCCGGCGACGTTCGCTGGGCTCGCCGCGCTCGTCACCACTGCCGCAGTACTTGCAGCGTTCAGCTTCCGCTCGTAG